From one Nitrospirota bacterium genomic stretch:
- a CDS encoding class I SAM-dependent methyltransferase produces the protein MNKDFKAHWDRVYASQEVDRLGWYESMPEPSLRLISRCILNKEDPVLDVGAGATTLIDCLLRQGFQNIIAVDISEVALQKLRERLGEEKASRVQWITDDITQPLHLHRLQNIALWHDRAVLHFLLEEQQQQGYLATLKKIVKHGGYVIIAAFSLKGAQWCSGLRIRNYDQDMLADFLGNEFSLREHFDYTYHMPSGEERPYVYTLFQRIA, from the coding sequence ATGAACAAAGACTTTAAGGCACACTGGGACAGGGTGTACGCCTCTCAAGAGGTTGACCGTCTTGGGTGGTACGAGTCCATGCCGGAACCTTCCCTCAGACTGATTTCCCGATGCATCCTCAATAAGGAGGACCCGGTCCTCGATGTGGGTGCAGGCGCAACCACACTGATTGATTGCCTTCTCCGGCAGGGATTCCAGAACATCATCGCGGTGGATATCAGTGAGGTCGCGTTGCAGAAACTGCGGGAGCGGCTCGGAGAGGAAAAGGCTTCGCGTGTTCAATGGATTACCGACGACATTACACAGCCTCTTCACCTTCACAGGCTGCAGAATATTGCCCTGTGGCACGACAGAGCGGTACTGCATTTTCTCCTGGAGGAACAGCAGCAGCAGGGGTACCTGGCTACATTGAAAAAGATCGTAAAACATGGCGGATACGTGATCATCGCAGCGTTTTCCCTGAAGGGAGCACAATGGTGCAGCGGGTTGCGGATCAGGAATTATGACCAGGACATGCTGGCGGATTTTCTCGGAAATGAGTTCTCTCTGCGGGAACATTTCGACTATACCTATCACATGCCTTCGGGAGAGGAAAGGCCGTATGTCTATACGCTGTTCCAGAGAATTGCATGA
- a CDS encoding menaquinone biosynthesis decarboxylase, whose translation MIFQDLKEFIAFLEDKKELVRIKAEVDPVLEVTEITDRISKKGGPALLFENVKGSRMPIVINLFGSYQRMSWALGVDDFGKINQRFASLLKGEIDLNMREKLEALYGLYKLSASKPKEIKRAPAQEIVKEKDFSLFEYPVLKCWPGDGGRFITLPLVITKDQESGKQNVGMYRMQVYDEKTTGMHWHTHHDGAVNYRKAVKLGKRLEVAVALGGDPVTIFSATAPLPYGIEELFFAGFLRGKPVEVVRAKTVDLLVPARAEIILEGYVEIGEKRREGPFGDHTGYYSIADDYPVFHVTCITQTKDPVYPATIVGKPPMEDCYMGKATERMFLPFIKMQLPEIVDVNLPLEGVFHNCALISIKKAYPMHARKIMNAIWGLGQMMFTKFIFIFDEEVDVQNTSEVAWKAFNNVDPARDIMIAEGPLDVLDHSAPQPIYGAKMGVDATKKWPEEGYQREWPPEIHMSEEIKTLVEKRWKEYGFK comes from the coding sequence ATGATATTTCAAGACCTGAAGGAGTTTATCGCATTTCTGGAAGACAAGAAGGAACTGGTGCGTATTAAGGCTGAGGTTGATCCGGTGCTCGAAGTAACAGAAATTACCGACAGGATATCGAAAAAGGGCGGGCCAGCCCTTTTGTTCGAAAATGTAAAGGGCTCCCGGATGCCGATAGTAATCAATCTCTTCGGCTCCTACCAAAGGATGAGCTGGGCGCTCGGAGTAGACGACTTCGGCAAGATCAATCAGCGTTTTGCCTCTCTGCTGAAGGGCGAGATTGATTTGAATATGCGCGAGAAGCTGGAGGCACTCTACGGTCTCTACAAGTTGAGTGCCTCCAAGCCAAAAGAGATAAAAAGGGCGCCTGCCCAGGAGATAGTGAAAGAAAAGGACTTCTCCCTGTTTGAATATCCTGTGCTGAAATGCTGGCCCGGAGACGGAGGGCGGTTTATCACCCTTCCCCTTGTGATCACAAAGGACCAGGAAAGCGGGAAGCAGAATGTGGGAATGTACCGGATGCAGGTCTATGATGAAAAAACTACCGGAATGCACTGGCATACGCACCATGACGGTGCAGTAAATTACCGCAAGGCGGTGAAACTCGGCAAGCGGCTCGAAGTTGCCGTTGCCCTTGGCGGCGATCCGGTGACCATCTTTTCAGCGACAGCGCCGCTCCCGTACGGGATTGAGGAGCTGTTTTTTGCGGGGTTCCTGAGGGGCAAGCCGGTCGAAGTGGTCAGGGCAAAGACCGTTGACCTGCTGGTACCTGCACGGGCTGAAATCATCCTTGAGGGATATGTCGAGATCGGTGAAAAGAGAAGGGAAGGACCGTTCGGCGATCATACGGGCTATTACTCGATCGCTGATGACTATCCGGTTTTTCACGTGACCTGCATAACCCAAACAAAAGATCCTGTATATCCTGCGACAATCGTCGGAAAGCCGCCTATGGAAGACTGCTACATGGGAAAGGCGACCGAGCGCATGTTCCTTCCGTTTATTAAGATGCAGCTTCCGGAGATCGTGGATGTGAACCTGCCGCTCGAGGGCGTATTTCATAATTGTGCCCTGATCTCCATCAAGAAGGCATACCCCATGCATGCGCGAAAGATAATGAATGCGATCTGGGGGCTCGGGCAGATGATGTTCACGAAATTCATCTTCATTTTTGACGAAGAGGTGGATGTGCAGAATACCTCTGAGGTAGCCTGGAAGGCTTTCAACAATGTGGATCCAGCCCGGGATATCATGATTGCGGAGGGGCCTCTCGATGTTCTCGACCATTCTGCTCCACAACCTATTTATGGGGCAAAGATGGGGGTAGATGCAACAAAAAAATGGCCGGAAGAAGGGTACCAGAGGGAATGGCCTCCGGAAATTCACATGTCTGAGGAGATAAAGACGCTTGTCGAGAAGAGATGGAAGGAATATGGTTTTAAGTGA
- a CDS encoding TetR/AcrR family transcriptional regulator: MKHSPSARISGNGADSPAEDPAREKVQRTGNSMLRDSKEDRKNHDKRTRILDAALKTFVKRGFPDTKVAEIASEAGVAEGTLYNYFPSKEDLLLALFDEKWGGIIEEIKGKISRLDDPNKKLKAIFSLVVRMFKKNRQLAELFMVDVKQSSIFLNNYTINRIVEFLDMIEEVLEEGKEKGIYRRDLDTRVAKMIIFGAAQGILLSWVLSESAAVRKQTFKFSLYRAAKTLKDIFKSGLVGEKQ, translated from the coding sequence TTGAAACATTCACCGTCTGCAAGGATTTCCGGCAATGGTGCTGATTCTCCGGCAGAAGATCCTGCCCGGGAGAAAGTGCAGAGGACAGGAAACAGCATGCTCAGGGACAGTAAAGAAGACCGAAAAAATCATGACAAGCGGACACGCATCCTTGATGCCGCACTGAAGACATTTGTGAAACGGGGCTTTCCCGACACGAAGGTTGCCGAGATTGCGTCGGAAGCAGGAGTGGCTGAAGGGACGCTCTACAACTATTTCCCGAGCAAGGAGGATCTTCTCCTCGCCCTTTTTGATGAAAAATGGGGCGGAATCATTGAGGAGATCAAAGGAAAGATCAGCCGGCTTGACGACCCGAACAAAAAATTGAAGGCAATATTTTCCCTGGTCGTGAGGATGTTCAAGAAGAACAGGCAACTGGCGGAGCTGTTCATGGTTGATGTCAAGCAGAGCAGCATTTTCCTGAACAATTACACGATCAACCGTATTGTGGAATTTCTTGACATGATCGAAGAGGTTCTGGAGGAGGGAAAGGAGAAAGGGATTTACCGCAGGGATCTTGATACCCGTGTCGCAAAGATGATCATTTTCGGGGCAGCCCAGGGAATTCTCCTGAGCTGGGTGTTGAGTGAATCGGCAGCGGTAAGAAAGCAGACCTTTAAGTTTTCCCTCTATCGTGCTGCAAAGACACTGAAAGACATTTTCAAATCCGGACTGGTTGGAGAAAAACAATGA
- a CDS encoding sulfite exporter TauE/SafE family protein: protein MSAAFYAFLFFGGSTGGFFSGMLGIGGGIIMFPLLLYLPQVLGFSAIDVKSITGLTMAQGFFASATAMLWHQKQRLVNRTLVMTLGPTLFLASLSGALISKTMSDTLLLCILGMLSLVAAVTMLIPRSYFKDEDIADQVSFSKGKAIVIGVPVGFFLGLVGQGGAFIIIPILLYLLKIPLRVALGSTLAIGLFSATAGLVGKAATGQIPFLMAATLVLGALPAAAAGSIVSKKTKVQFLRWLLAAVICATAIKIWTGIAL, encoded by the coding sequence ATGTCTGCGGCGTTTTATGCGTTTCTCTTTTTTGGGGGCTCAACCGGAGGATTTTTTTCCGGGATGCTTGGAATCGGGGGCGGGATTATCATGTTTCCGCTGTTGCTCTATCTTCCGCAGGTTCTCGGGTTTTCCGCAATTGACGTGAAGAGCATCACCGGACTTACCATGGCGCAGGGGTTTTTTGCCTCTGCAACAGCGATGTTGTGGCACCAGAAACAGAGACTTGTCAACAGAACCCTTGTAATGACCCTTGGGCCGACTCTGTTTCTTGCATCGCTCAGCGGGGCGCTTATTTCCAAAACAATGTCCGACACGTTGCTCCTGTGCATCCTCGGGATGCTTTCGCTGGTTGCTGCAGTAACCATGCTCATTCCCCGCAGTTACTTCAAGGATGAAGACATAGCAGATCAGGTATCTTTCAGCAAAGGGAAAGCGATCGTTATCGGGGTTCCTGTGGGCTTTTTTCTGGGCCTTGTAGGACAGGGAGGCGCCTTTATCATTATCCCGATCCTGCTGTATCTCCTGAAGATTCCGCTCAGGGTCGCGCTCGGCAGCACCCTTGCAATCGGTCTTTTTTCTGCAACAGCCGGGCTGGTCGGAAAGGCCGCAACCGGTCAGATCCCTTTTCTCATGGCCGCAACCCTTGTGCTGGGCGCCCTTCCCGCAGCGGCCGCAGGAAGCATCGTCAGCAAAAAAACAAAGGTGCAGTTTTTGCGGTGGCTGCTTGCAGCCGTAATTTGTGCAACAGCGATAAAAATATGGACGGGCATCGCCCTATGA